From the Prochlorococcus sp. MIT 1223 genome, the window TGGCGTGTTGCTGACGGTGGTACTACAGATTTGATTGCCTTCAGTGACAAAATACTTGCAATTTTTAAATCAGAGGCTGAGTTTTATTCTGATCGAGGAGGAAAAGTTACCTGGGTTGGTCATCCGATGCTTGATACTTTGACAGATTTGCCTACAAGAAAAGAAGCGTTGAATCGCTTGGGGATTGGAATTGATAAGAAAGTTGTTTTACTTTTACCTGCTTCACGCTCTCAAGAATTAAAATATCTCATGCCAGTGTTAACTCAAGCAGCTGCTTTGCTTCAAATTGATGATCCTTCCTTATATTTTCTTGTTCCGGCTAGTTTAGACTCTTTTGAAAAACCTCTAAGAAAAATATTAGATTTTTATGGAGTTATTGGAGAAGTAATTCCAGCAAGCAAAACAGATGAATTAAAACCTTTTCTTTTTGCTGCGGCTGAACTAGCACTTGGAAAATCGGGCACTATTAATATGGAATTAGCTTTGAATTGCGTTCCTCAGGTTGTTGGTTATAAAATAAGTAGGATTACAGCATTTATTTTAAGTAAACTTTTAAAATTTAATATAGATTACATATCGCCTGTAAATTTATTAATGAAAGAAAGATTAGTCCCTGAATTGGTACAAGAAGATTTTAATGCCACATCAATTGCTGACTTGGCGTTACCTTTATTGGGAAATACAAGTTATCGTTCGGAGATGATTAAAAATTATGAAAGATTCAGAGAAAATCTTGGTAATAAAGGAGTTACAAAAAGAGCAGCAAATGAAATTATTAATTTAGCCATAAAGTAATCAATTATGAAAAGAATTG encodes:
- the lpxB gene encoding lipid-A-disaccharide synthase: MLRLLISTGEVSGDLQGSLLIKALKSEAIKRGIELEILALGGNRMRAAGAELVANTTSIGAIGFWEALPFVIPTLRVQSLVDEVLKKREPDAVVLIDYMGPNIRLGNKIRKIKSNSPIIYYIAPQEWAWRVADGGTTDLIAFSDKILAIFKSEAEFYSDRGGKVTWVGHPMLDTLTDLPTRKEALNRLGIGIDKKVVLLLPASRSQELKYLMPVLTQAAALLQIDDPSLYFLVPASLDSFEKPLRKILDFYGVIGEVIPASKTDELKPFLFAAAELALGKSGTINMELALNCVPQVVGYKISRITAFILSKLLKFNIDYISPVNLLMKERLVPELVQEDFNATSIADLALPLLGNTSYRSEMIKNYERFRENLGNKGVTKRAANEIINLAIK